A genomic window from Mesorhizobium sp. CAU 1732 includes:
- the rpmA gene encoding 50S ribosomal protein L27, whose protein sequence is MAHKKAGGSSRNGRDSESKRLGVKKFGGEKVISGNILIRQRGTKWHPGTNVGMGKDHTLFAVAEGAVSFARKANGRTYVSVNPIQEAAE, encoded by the coding sequence ATGGCACACAAGAAAGCTGGCGGTTCGTCGCGTAACGGTCGCGATTCGGAATCCAAGCGCCTTGGCGTGAAGAAGTTCGGCGGAGAGAAGGTCATCTCCGGAAACATCCTCATCCGTCAACGCGGAACCAAGTGGCATCCCGGCACCAATGTCGGCATGGGCAAGGATCATACGCTTTTCGCCGTGGCGGAAGGTGCGGTGTCGTTTGCGCGCAAAGCAAATGGCCGAACCTACGTATCGGTGAACCCGATTCAGGAAGCAGCGGAGTAG
- a CDS encoding GNAT family N-acetyltransferase → MVAEKEDVEDESLVIDCPVLVTERLVLRPPHDDDIPELAELANNRKLAEMLGRMPHPYGEREARSFIAGTRNGSISGCSFAVALGDNGAFIGCAGLHPRAAGLELGYWIGEPYWGRGYATEAAHALVDLAFRATTVDLLHVSCRVINSASRRVIHKCGFQYSGQGMLESISAGRVPVERYSLDRRTWVSLRSWGQV, encoded by the coding sequence ATGGTTGCCGAGAAGGAAGACGTCGAGGACGAAAGTCTGGTCATCGACTGCCCCGTGCTCGTGACGGAGCGCCTCGTCCTGCGCCCGCCGCATGACGACGATATCCCCGAGCTGGCGGAACTCGCCAACAACCGCAAGCTGGCCGAGATGCTCGGCCGCATGCCGCACCCCTATGGCGAGCGCGAGGCGCGGTCCTTCATCGCCGGAACGCGCAATGGCTCGATCTCCGGTTGCAGCTTCGCTGTGGCGCTTGGCGACAACGGCGCCTTCATCGGTTGCGCCGGGCTCCATCCGCGCGCTGCCGGACTGGAGCTTGGCTACTGGATCGGCGAGCCCTATTGGGGCCGCGGCTATGCCACGGAGGCGGCGCATGCGCTGGTCGATCTGGCGTTCCGCGCGACCACTGTCGATCTGCTGCACGTCTCGTGCCGGGTCATCAACTCGGCATCGCGCCGCGTGATCCACAAATGCGGCTTCCAGTATTCCGGGCAGGGCATGCTGGAATCGATTTCGGCAGGCCGCGTGCCCGTGGAGCGTTACTCGCTCGACCGCAGGACATGGGTCAGCCTCAGAAGCTGGGGCCAGGTCTAG
- a CDS encoding OsmC family protein, giving the protein MAVKSAKVRAHSASAALCTVTNDRDQIIEAVFSPKAAGFTPLEIQGAALAACIAASVRIAARAMDLGQLGDIDVEVEAIKAEDEPSRLGRFEVVVHFSDELDGDVQDRLIEAAEDICTISNTLRAGDTLVVGRRAS; this is encoded by the coding sequence GTGGCAGTCAAATCCGCCAAGGTGCGGGCACACAGCGCAAGCGCGGCCTTGTGCACCGTCACCAATGATCGCGACCAGATCATCGAAGCGGTCTTCTCGCCGAAGGCCGCCGGCTTCACGCCGCTCGAGATTCAGGGCGCAGCACTTGCCGCGTGCATCGCCGCCAGCGTCCGCATCGCTGCCCGCGCCATGGATTTGGGCCAGTTGGGCGACATCGACGTCGAGGTGGAGGCCATCAAGGCCGAGGACGAACCCAGCCGTCTCGGCCGTTTCGAGGTCGTCGTGCATTTCTCCGATGAACTCGACGGCGACGTCCAGGACCGCCTCATCGAGGCTGCCGAAGATATCTGCACCATCAGCAACACGCTTCGCGCCGGCGACACGCTCGTCGTCGGCCGCCGCGCGTCATGA
- the dctP gene encoding TRAP transporter substrate-binding protein DctP, with protein MRRLLLTLAIAFAAAPANAFTVEDWLAHKAPEAEPEIAYEGDAVSLKFSSPNPAASLVPEVWTKGFTWLKEATDGKLTIEEFHGGTLHAAADGWRAVRNGVTDYAACYTSYEGSGFPLHKAFELPFVTPSNPVVATRIIQDLAPKYFVPEWEGRGVLYGYTAIAGVSDIMSNKPIRTPEDLKGLRVIAQGFPPEAAEALGITTLNIPFPEIYTAFQQGIADAVIWVDPGFVPFKIYELAKYHTSLGLTAQHIDTCINRDAYAGLPDELKPVFGQFQQNIAHAVSQRLGVEFREQALQTYRDNNVELIELDDTQKQAWRDALQPVLDAWIEAREADGLPARALIEDVRRLEAEYGDASAEEMFEVTVKSPVSGLLPAAQ; from the coding sequence ATGCGTCGTCTGCTTTTGACCCTCGCAATCGCATTCGCGGCGGCGCCCGCCAACGCATTCACCGTGGAGGACTGGCTTGCCCACAAGGCGCCGGAGGCCGAGCCGGAAATCGCCTATGAGGGCGATGCCGTTTCCCTGAAGTTCTCCTCGCCCAACCCTGCCGCCTCGCTGGTGCCGGAAGTCTGGACGAAGGGGTTCACCTGGCTGAAGGAAGCCACGGACGGCAAGCTGACCATCGAGGAGTTTCACGGCGGAACGTTGCATGCCGCGGCTGACGGCTGGCGTGCGGTACGCAACGGAGTGACCGACTACGCCGCCTGCTACACCTCCTACGAAGGCAGCGGCTTCCCGCTGCACAAAGCGTTCGAGCTGCCCTTCGTCACGCCGTCGAACCCTGTCGTGGCAACCCGCATCATCCAGGATCTGGCCCCGAAATACTTCGTGCCCGAGTGGGAAGGTCGCGGCGTTCTCTATGGCTACACCGCGATTGCCGGCGTGTCCGACATCATGAGCAACAAGCCGATCCGCACGCCGGAAGACCTCAAGGGTCTGCGCGTTATCGCGCAGGGGTTCCCGCCGGAGGCTGCCGAAGCGCTGGGCATCACGACGCTCAACATTCCCTTCCCGGAAATCTACACCGCATTCCAGCAGGGCATCGCGGACGCAGTGATCTGGGTCGATCCCGGCTTCGTACCGTTCAAGATCTACGAGCTCGCCAAGTATCACACGAGCCTCGGGCTCACCGCCCAGCACATCGACACCTGCATCAATCGCGATGCCTATGCCGGCCTGCCGGACGAGCTCAAGCCGGTGTTCGGGCAGTTCCAACAGAACATCGCCCATGCCGTCAGCCAGCGCCTCGGCGTCGAGTTCCGCGAACAGGCGCTCCAGACCTATCGCGACAACAATGTCGAACTGATCGAACTCGACGACACGCAGAAGCAGGCATGGCGCGACGCCCTGCAGCCGGTGCTCGACGCATGGATCGAGGCGCGCGAAGCGGACGGTCTTCCCGCGCGCGCGCTCATCGAGGACGTTCGCCGTCTCGAAGCCGAGTATGGCGATGCGAGCGCGGAAGAGATGTTCGAGGTGACGGTCAAGTCGCCTGTGTCCGGGCTTCTGCCGGCGGCGCAGTAG
- a CDS encoding TRAP transporter small permease, whose product MQRIVDFFEGWITYIVLPGLALLVAGDVVFRYVLNLPLRWGNDVKELLLLLVVIAGLPGVSLANQHIRVGLLDGLFKGRRVERIWTSLRHILTGFVALAIAYAVALLALDMARYSDRAEMINIPFWPFAAFIAFSAGLSALAEFIRAFRTDEKAQG is encoded by the coding sequence ATGCAGCGCATCGTCGATTTCTTCGAAGGCTGGATCACCTACATCGTCCTGCCGGGCCTTGCGCTGCTGGTCGCCGGCGACGTGGTGTTCCGCTACGTCCTGAACCTGCCGCTGCGCTGGGGAAACGACGTCAAGGAGCTGTTGCTTCTACTCGTCGTCATCGCCGGCCTGCCGGGCGTCAGCCTTGCCAACCAGCACATCCGCGTCGGTCTTCTCGACGGATTGTTCAAGGGGCGGCGGGTGGAGCGTATCTGGACCAGCCTGCGCCATATCCTGACCGGGTTCGTCGCTCTGGCGATCGCCTATGCGGTGGCGTTGCTTGCGCTTGACATGGCACGCTACAGCGACCGCGCCGAGATGATCAACATCCCGTTCTGGCCCTTCGCGGCGTTCATCGCCTTCTCGGCCGGGCTGTCTGCGCTGGCTGAATTCATCCGGGCGTTCAGGACCGACGAAAAGGCGCAGGGCTGA
- a CDS encoding TRAP transporter large permease, giving the protein MDPLTLGIVVMAAMLVVVVLGMPVAYALLGAGAIGYAILSGPSQALTQISIVLWDNGTNFLFIAVPLFILMGQLIFHAGLAEDIFSLAQRATRRLPGGLGVSTVLASAGFGAVTGSSVAAVATMGNIAVPQMIKRGYTERLATGTVASAATLAIIIPPSVPLVIYGVWSETSIGALFIAGIIPGIMLTLLYAATVMVQRRQYPSVATVQATYEEDRRPLSQLAVGLISVILIFVLVIGGIYAGIFTPTEASGVGVLGVFIIAFASRRLTFAATRDALKETIRTSAAIFLILAGGVVLSRFLVQTRLTDAVVGLVSDLDASPQVVMLALALIYLLLGAIMDTFGMLILTLPLVLPITLAIGYDPIWTGIYLVVVMEIAMLTPPIGLNVFVLERVTGVPASRIFGGVWPFVAASMLMVVLLIYVPELATWLPDTMR; this is encoded by the coding sequence ATGGATCCGCTCACTCTCGGCATCGTGGTGATGGCCGCCATGCTGGTCGTCGTCGTCCTTGGAATGCCGGTGGCCTATGCCCTGCTGGGCGCCGGCGCGATCGGCTACGCGATCCTTTCCGGCCCCTCGCAGGCGCTGACGCAGATATCGATCGTGCTGTGGGACAATGGCACGAACTTCCTGTTCATCGCCGTCCCGCTGTTCATCCTCATGGGCCAGCTCATCTTCCACGCCGGGCTCGCCGAGGACATTTTCTCGCTGGCCCAGCGCGCGACACGGCGCCTGCCGGGCGGGCTTGGGGTCTCGACCGTTCTGGCATCCGCCGGGTTCGGCGCCGTTACGGGTTCCAGCGTCGCCGCCGTCGCCACCATGGGCAACATCGCCGTGCCGCAGATGATCAAGCGCGGCTATACCGAGCGGCTGGCGACGGGAACGGTCGCCAGTGCCGCAACCCTCGCGATTATCATTCCGCCCAGCGTGCCGCTGGTCATCTACGGCGTGTGGAGCGAAACCTCCATCGGCGCGCTGTTCATCGCCGGCATCATTCCCGGCATCATGCTGACGCTTCTCTATGCCGCGACGGTGATGGTGCAGCGCCGCCAATATCCGTCGGTCGCCACCGTGCAGGCCACGTACGAGGAGGACCGACGTCCGCTCTCCCAACTGGCGGTCGGCCTGATCTCCGTGATCCTGATTTTCGTTCTCGTCATCGGCGGCATCTATGCCGGGATTTTCACACCGACCGAGGCGTCCGGCGTGGGCGTGCTTGGCGTTTTCATCATCGCATTCGCCAGCCGGCGCCTGACATTCGCCGCGACGCGTGACGCCCTGAAGGAAACGATCCGCACCTCGGCCGCCATCTTCCTGATCCTGGCGGGTGGCGTGGTCCTGTCGCGCTTCCTCGTCCAGACGCGCCTCACTGACGCGGTGGTCGGGTTGGTGTCAGACCTCGATGCGTCGCCGCAGGTCGTTATGCTGGCGCTGGCGCTGATCTACCTGCTGCTCGGCGCGATCATGGACACGTTCGGCATGTTGATCCTGACGCTCCCCCTGGTCCTGCCGATCACGCTCGCCATCGGCTACGATCCGATCTGGACCGGCATCTACCTGGTGGTGGTGATGGAAATCGCCATGCTGACCCCGCCGATCGGCCTCAACGTATTCGTGCTGGAGCGCGTGACGGGGGTGCCCGCCAGTCGCATCTTCGGCGGCGTCTGGCCCTTCGTGGCCGCGTCGATGCTGATGGTCGTCCTGCTGATCTACGTCCCGGAACTCGCCACGTGGCTGCCCGACACGATGCGCTGA
- a CDS encoding endonuclease/exonuclease/phosphatase family protein gives MKCVSYNIQFGFGIDAQYDLDRVVEAVRGADVIALQEVTRNSPMNQGRDMVADIRAMLPDYFAVYGPNFEAEMGSHLKDGKAIDVRLQFGNMILSRTPILSSRNLLLPRTRSYDKLNLQRGALEALIDTPFGPVRFYSTHLDHRGADERLMQIRFLMDRVLGYPMEGGSLTGVAEMGFTDPPHPEAFVLMGDFNMLPGSPEYVAVAGQVDHEFGTPTVSRFAVDAALRVDAEPGTTCVNLEDPADTSRHKRIDYCFVHASIASRIKAFRVDQQAIGSDHKPVWVELG, from the coding sequence ATGAAATGCGTCAGCTACAACATCCAGTTCGGTTTCGGCATCGACGCCCAATACGATCTCGACCGCGTCGTCGAGGCCGTACGGGGCGCCGACGTGATCGCGCTGCAAGAGGTGACGCGCAACAGCCCGATGAACCAGGGGCGCGACATGGTGGCGGATATCCGCGCCATGCTGCCCGACTACTTCGCCGTCTATGGCCCCAATTTCGAAGCTGAGATGGGGTCGCACCTGAAGGACGGCAAGGCGATCGATGTGCGGCTGCAATTCGGCAACATGATCCTGTCGAGGACGCCGATCCTGTCGTCGCGCAACCTTCTGCTTCCGCGCACGCGCAGCTACGACAAGCTCAATCTCCAGCGTGGTGCGCTCGAAGCGCTGATCGACACGCCGTTCGGGCCGGTGCGCTTCTACTCGACCCATCTCGACCATCGCGGCGCCGACGAGCGGCTGATGCAGATACGCTTCCTGATGGATCGTGTGCTTGGCTATCCCATGGAGGGCGGATCGCTGACCGGCGTTGCCGAAATGGGCTTTACCGATCCCCCGCACCCGGAAGCTTTCGTGCTGATGGGCGATTTCAACATGCTGCCCGGATCACCGGAATATGTCGCGGTCGCGGGTCAGGTCGATCATGAGTTCGGGACGCCGACCGTGTCGCGCTTCGCCGTGGATGCAGCGCTTCGCGTGGACGCAGAGCCCGGGACGACCTGCGTCAATCTCGAGGATCCCGCAGACACCTCACGCCACAAGCGTATCGACTATTGCTTCGTCCACGCATCCATCGCGTCGCGTATCAAGGCGTTTCGCGTGGACCAGCAGGCCATCGGTTCGGATCACAAGCCGGTGTGGGTCGAACTGGGCTGA
- the obgE gene encoding GTPase ObgE, which translates to MKFLDQAKVYIRSGDGGAGSVSFRREKFIEFGGPDGGDGGRGGDVWAETVDGLNTLIDYRYQQHFKAKTGTHGMGRNRSGAKGPDVVLKVPAGTQIFEEDNETLICDLTEIGQRYLLAKGGNGGFGNQHFKTSTNQAPRRANPGLEGEERTVWLRLKLIADAGLVGLPNAGKSTFLAAVTAAKPKIADYPFTTLHPGLGVARIDAREFVIADIPGLIEGAHEGIGIGDRFLGHVERTRVLLHLVSAQEEHPGKAYKTVRGELEAYGNGLADKLEIVALSQADTLDADERKKKLAALKRAAGRAPIVLSAVTGEGVEPTLRALMSVVEDARAEEAPVEDDRWVK; encoded by the coding sequence ATGAAGTTTCTCGATCAAGCCAAGGTCTATATCCGCTCCGGCGACGGCGGGGCGGGCTCCGTGTCGTTCCGGCGCGAGAAGTTCATCGAGTTCGGCGGACCGGACGGCGGCGATGGCGGCCGTGGCGGCGATGTCTGGGCCGAGACGGTCGATGGCCTCAACACGCTGATCGACTATCGCTACCAACAGCATTTCAAGGCCAAGACCGGCACGCATGGCATGGGCCGCAACCGCAGCGGTGCCAAGGGTCCCGACGTGGTGTTGAAGGTGCCGGCCGGCACGCAGATATTCGAGGAAGACAACGAAACGCTGATCTGCGACCTCACCGAGATCGGCCAGCGCTATCTGCTCGCCAAGGGCGGCAATGGCGGCTTCGGCAACCAGCATTTCAAGACGTCGACCAATCAGGCGCCGCGCCGCGCCAATCCCGGCCTCGAAGGCGAGGAGCGCACGGTCTGGCTGCGCCTCAAGCTGATCGCGGATGCGGGTCTCGTCGGCCTGCCCAATGCCGGCAAGTCGACCTTCCTGGCGGCGGTCACGGCCGCGAAGCCGAAGATCGCGGACTATCCGTTCACGACGCTGCATCCGGGCCTCGGCGTGGCGCGCATCGACGCGCGCGAATTCGTCATTGCCGACATTCCGGGCCTCATCGAGGGCGCGCATGAAGGCATCGGCATCGGCGACCGCTTCCTCGGCCACGTCGAGCGCACGCGCGTGCTGCTGCACCTCGTCTCGGCGCAGGAAGAACATCCCGGCAAGGCCTACAAGACCGTGCGCGGCGAACTCGAAGCCTATGGCAACGGCCTCGCCGACAAGCTGGAGATCGTCGCGCTCAGCCAGGCCGACACGCTCGACGCCGATGAGCGCAAGAAGAAGCTCGCCGCCCTCAAGCGCGCCGCCGGCCGCGCCCCGATCGTGCTCTCGGCGGTGACCGGCGAGGGCGTCGAGCCCACGTTGCGCGCCTTGATGTCGGTCGTCGAGGACGCCCGGGCCGAAGAAGCCCCGGTCGAAGACGATCGCTGGGTGAAGTAA